The genome window CTGAATATCAAAGAACTTCAGATTCTTTCAGATGATTCAGGTATTGTAAGCAAATCCGCGAAGCCGAACTTTAAGGCAATCGGACCTAAATTCGGCAAACAGGTAAATCAGGTTGCAGGTATGATTAAGGAACTTCCTGCTGATCAGGTTGCAAAACTTGACAAAGGAGAAAGTATAGAGATTCTCCTGAATGGTGCTGCCATTACGGTCACTCCGGCTGATGTTGAGATTATCAGTTCGGATATTAAAGGATGGTCAGTTGAGTCGGATAACGGTGTAACCGTTGCTCTTGACACGGAACTGACTGAAGAACTTATCGCTGAAGGACTTTCACGCGAGTTTGTAAACCGCGTTCAGAATATGAGAAAGGATGCCGGTTTTGAAGTAACCGACCGCATCCGCATTATATATACTGCCGACGAACAGCTGGTGAAAGCTGTTGAGCAGTTTAAGGAAAATATTGCATCTGAAACCCTTGCCGCTGAAGTGCTGCAAAGCGCTGAAGCTAACGGCGGATACCGCCAGTCATGGGTGATTGATAAACTAAATACTGAAATAGAAATACACAGAATTTAATACAGAGGCGGCTGCAGCATAACTGCATCCGCCGGTTTATTCATTCATAATAAATAAACGGAGTTTGACATGGCTAAAAAAGCAGCTTCCTCCAAAGAGACAGTAAAATCCAAAGCAGCTAAAAGTCCCGAAAAGACTGAGGTAAAAAAATCATCGGCGGCTAAATCAGCGAAATCCGCTGCGAAAACACCGAAGTTGAAAAAAATTGCGGAGGAAACCGTCCCGAAGAAGAAGTCTGCGGTACATGCCATGGCTGAAAAAGCAAAAGGTTCAAAAACAGCAATGAAAGAGACAAAAAAAGAAACAAAGGAAACAAAGAAGAAAACTGCGGATGAGACTGAAAAGCCAAAAGCCGCAAGAGCTTCTAAGAAAACCGCTGAGCCGAAAGAAACAAAAAAATCGGCGAAGAAAACGGAAACCGCGGCAGAAGCCCCAAAGGCACCGGAACCGGTAAAATCTGAAGTTCCTCCCAAACGCCCGATCGTGCTCACCAAAAAGTATGAAAAAGAAGATCTGGAGTATTTCAGAGCTTTGATACTTGATAAACGGGCTGAGATTGTACGCCAGATTCAGAATCTGCAGGAACAGATGAAAGACCCTACAACCGGTGAATATATAAATGAGAATTCCCCCTATTCACTCCACATGGCGGAGCAGGGTACCGATGCCATGGAGCGGGAGAAAACGTATTTATATATACAGCGCGAGACAAAGTTCTTAACCTATCTGGATGATGCACTCGAAAGAATTGATGCCGGAACCTACGGCGTATGTATTGAGTGTATTGATGAGCCAAAACATCTTTGCCCGACCTGTCCTCTTATTTCAAAACAGCGGCTGGAGGCAGTGCCTCACAGCAAACTCTGCGTTGAAATAAAGAAACTGCAGGAAAAAACCAGAAGATAAGAACGGTATAAAGGGTACTTCAGCGTTTGCGTGTATTATATCTGACATTAGCCACGGTTTTTATTGACCAGGCAGCCAAATTAGCAGTTAAAGGATTCAGAATACCGTTTCTTGATTTTGAATACTTTGGTATGTATCATGGGCAGTCCATACCCGTTCTGGGTAACTTCTTCATGCTTACCTTTGTTGAAAATCCGGGAATGGCATTCGGCATTGATCTGAACTCAACAGCCAAACCATGGTTATCCATCTTCTCGGTTGTTGCCAGCATCGGTCTGTTTTTCTATCTTTACTCAGTAAGGAAACAGAGTCTGAGCATGAGAATTGCTCTGGCTCTTATCCTTGGCGGAGCGATCGGTAATCTTATAGACCGCTGTTTTTATGGAGTGTTCTATGGGTATGCACCATTACTCTATGGCAAAGTTGTGGATTTCTTCAATTTTAATTTTTTTGATGTAACGCTCTTCGGACAGACCTATGACCGCTTCCCGATATTCAATATCGCGGATGCTGCAGTATCAGTAGGAGTATTTATCCTGTTGATATTTTACAAGCAGCATCAGGAAGAACTTGAACTCCGGGAAGAAGCTGAAAAAATCCGCGCTGAAGACGCCAGAGCATCCGCTGTTGCTGATGAACCTGCACCTGAAGACGCTTATTATGACGGAGAAATTCCGGAAGATTTAAAGGAAACAAACCCGGGTATAAACTACGGAAATCCCGACCGCGAAGGCCGCGGTGAAGTAGAGATACCGACCACCTCTGACAATATACAAGTTGTGAAGCCGCAAAATGGCGAATCTGATAACAGAAAAGATATTCAGATTTAACCTCCCTGACGGAAAGAAAA of Ignavibacteriales bacterium contains these proteins:
- the lspA gene encoding signal peptidase II, which encodes MRVLYLTLATVFIDQAAKLAVKGFRIPFLDFEYFGMYHGQSIPVLGNFFMLTFVENPGMAFGIDLNSTAKPWLSIFSVVASIGLFFYLYSVRKQSLSMRIALALILGGAIGNLIDRCFYGVFYGYAPLLYGKVVDFFNFNFFDVTLFGQTYDRFPIFNIADAAVSVGVFILLIFYKQHQEELELREEAEKIRAEDARASAVADEPAPEDAYYDGEIPEDLKETNPGINYGNPDREGRGEVEIPTTSDNIQVVKPQNGESDNRKDIQI
- a CDS encoding conjugal transfer protein TraR; amino-acid sequence: MAKKAASSKETVKSKAAKSPEKTEVKKSSAAKSAKSAAKTPKLKKIAEETVPKKKSAVHAMAEKAKGSKTAMKETKKETKETKKKTADETEKPKAARASKKTAEPKETKKSAKKTETAAEAPKAPEPVKSEVPPKRPIVLTKKYEKEDLEYFRALILDKRAEIVRQIQNLQEQMKDPTTGEYINENSPYSLHMAEQGTDAMEREKTYLYIQRETKFLTYLDDALERIDAGTYGVCIECIDEPKHLCPTCPLISKQRLEAVPHSKLCVEIKKLQEKTRR